A genome region from Arachis duranensis cultivar V14167 chromosome 8, aradu.V14167.gnm2.J7QH, whole genome shotgun sequence includes the following:
- the LOC127741152 gene encoding mRNA-decapping enzyme-like protein yields MSQNGKLMPNLDQHSTKLLNLTVLQRIDPFVEEILITAAHVTFYEFNIDLSQWSRKDVEGSLFVVKRNTQPRFQFIVMNRRNTENLVENLLGDFEYEVQVPYLLYRNAAQEVNGIWFYNARECEEVANLFNRILNAYAKVPPKSKVSSTKSEFEELEAVPTLAVMDGPLEPSALNVSNVADAVDDPSFVNFFSQAMAIGNTANAPITGQLYQSSATISSSSVPSHAAAPTVPSLQAPSISASTPLLPQHDAPESNNSNKRAANLVKPSSFFVPPPSSAMVVPPVSLSTPTAPPLHPAVSVQRPYGAPLLQPFPPPTPPPSLTPTSASLPNFGPVISREKVREALLVLVQDNQFIDMVYKALLNAHQS; encoded by the exons ATGTCTCAGAACGGGAAGCTCATGCCTAATCTCGACCAGCACAGCACCAAGCTCCTCAACCTCACTGTTCTTCAGCGCATCGACCCCTTCGTTGAGGAAATCCTCATCACCGCTGCACACGTCACCTTCTACGAGTTCAACATCGACCTCTCCCAATGG AGCCGCAAGGACGTCGAGGGATCCCTCTTCGTTGTCAAAAG GAACACGCAACCGCGATTTCAGTTTATTGTGATGAACCGTCGCAATACTG AAAATTTGGTGGAAAATCTTTTGGGGGATTTCGAGTATGAAGTTCAGGTTCCTTATCTATTGTATAGAAATGCTGCTCAAGAAGTGAATGGCATCTGGTTCTATAATGCTCGTGAATGTGAAGAGGTTGCAAATCTTTTTAACAG GATCCTTAATGCATATGCTAAGGTGCCTCCAAAGTCAAAGGTGTCTTCTACAAAGAG TGAGTTTGAGGAACTTGAAGCAGTACCAACGTTGGCAGTTATGGATGGTCCTCTTGAACCGTCAGCATTAAATGTTTCCAATGTAGCTGATGCTGTCGATGATCCATCATTTGTAAATTTCTTCAGT CAAGCTATGGCCATTGGGAATACTGCAAATGCTCCAATTACTGGACAACTTTATCAGTCTTCTGCTACAATCTCTTCATCTTCCGTTCCAAGTCATGCTGCTGCTCCCACTGTGCCATCCTTGCAAGCACCCTCTATTTCAGCATCTACTCCTTTACTGCCCCAACACGATGCTCCTGAATCCAATAACAGCAACAAACGGGCTGCAAACCTGGTGAAGccttcttccttttttgttcCTCCCCCATCTTCAGCAATGGTGGTCCCGCCTGTGTCTTTATCCACACCTACCGCTCCTCCACTTCATCCTGCTGTTAGCGTACAGCGTCCATACGGTGCTCCACTGCTACAGCCATTTCCACCTCCAACTCCACCACCTTCACTTACCCCCACTTCAGCTTCTCTTCCAAACTTTGGTCCAGTGATCTCCAGAGAAAAGGTCCGCGAGGCGCTTCTTGTGCTTGTTCAG GACAATCAATTCATTGATATGGTATATAAAGCGCTGTTGAACGCTCATCAATCATGA
- the LOC107462087 gene encoding uncharacterized protein LOC107462087 isoform X1: protein MDALSRIGFLPSSSSSFSSYNLQLPRIHVLSRFPSSFSTSISPSVSVLRAAPPSVTVTDVEEDALQIFLEEREVNGDFISRLSDMLWQRKFRSTSLESYDIGNTSQQPGQITESNIDDDGFLKLSRTQEWVLGENSAPINKKLNAKMLQDSSERRRKLNILKYESLKREILLISIGIGLACSGYCFITLSAQAALSYGIGVLFSCLYLRLLYQHADNLSTESVAQIFRKKKPKKIGIRSEDLQDSLERLIKGCSMSLSSPRLVIPAAIYGIWVLSHQYFTNDFFDFQLVPAMFGMFVYKAAVLVQVYRDNEDLRLVFPENDLLN from the exons ATGGACGCTCTTTCAAGGATTGGATTCTtaccctcttcttcttcttctttttcttcttacaaCCTTCAGCTCCCCAGAATTCATGTCTTGTCTCGTTTCCCAAGTTCTTTTTCCACTTCTATTTCTCCGTCCGTCTCTGTTTTAAGAGCTGCTCCTCCTTCAG TGACAGTGACTGATGTAGAGGAGGATGCCTTGCAAATATTTCTTGAGGAGAGAGAAGTCAATGGGGATTTCATATCAAGGCTGTCTGATATGTTATGGCAGAGAAAGTTCAGAAGTACTTCTCTTGAATCTTATGATATTGGCAACACTTCTCAACAACCAGGGCAG ATCACTGAGAGTAAtattgatgatgatggctttTTGAAACTTTCAAGAACCCAGGAGTGGGTATTAGGTGAAAATTCTGCCCCAATAAACAAGAAACTGAATGCTAAG ATGTTGCAGGATAGCAGCGAACGACGGAGGAAACTGAACATTCTGAAATATGAATCT CTCAAGAGGGAAATACTTCTCATATCCATAGGTATTGGACTAGCTTGTAGTGGATATTGCTTCATAACTTTATCAGCACAG GCTGCTTTGAGTTATGGGATTGGAGTCCTTTTCAG ttgcttgtatcttcgGCTATTGTATCAACATGCAGATAACCTCTCCACCGAATCTGTTGCTCAGATATTCAGAAAAAAGAAGCCCAAGAA GATTGGTATAAGAAGTGAGGACCTACAAGATTCATTGGAGCGGTTGATAAAGGGTTGTAGCATGTCCCTCTCATCTCCAAGGCTTGTGATTCCGGCAGCAATCTATGGTATTTGGGTTCTGTCCCATCAGTATTTTACCAatgatttctttgattttcag CTTGTGCCGGCCATGTTTGGGATGTTTGTGTACAAGGCTGCAGTTCTAGTTCAAGTTTACAGAGACAATGAAGACTTGCGGTTAGTATTTCCAGAAAATGACTTACtcaattga
- the LOC127741166 gene encoding OVARIAN TUMOR DOMAIN-containing deubiquitinating enzyme 6 isoform X1, with amino-acid sequence MTRILIQRGSSGGPSGSGSNQNPNQNQGRSGPRPEPALPVPPAGKDEECGEEAAEQVVGDDLLEYGGTSDSGKANSDDSFLEGPRLEQSHTVSGDEVADDDTGKDVKEEVAVVHQELMRGLGGEKPASDVESCIGDSTSGSSHPPPPPVPPPKPSANNLTRRNVSGTSNAVHLGSPRKAAAWPVVSARTSPAGSRPSSPRAHSENEGYNSADEQNPCLGSSYDDVEKERQFEIDIRRVKGYEVKRMLEDGNCLFRAIADQVYGDSELYDEVRQLCIDYMEKERDHFSQFITEGFTSYCKRKRRDKVYGNNVEIQAICEMYNRPIHIYSYSTEPINIFQRSYNTDTPPIRLSYHHGHHYNSLVDPRRPTVGIGLGFGSLRGTNVDKDQVKAAIIAQQNNQIDNALLAEGRFYSDLELTEKEIERSVMEASRAEYLAEGIKQQLGHRESSTSNAEPSSSGATGSSKMEQGKEQDTNQSSSIQLLMCMGFTYLQAIEAYSIFGDDVDSMVCYLLETGTSSRRKGKAAE; translated from the exons ATGACTCGCATACTGATTCAGCGAGGGTCTTCTGGGGGTCCTTCAGGTAGTGGTTCTAACCAGAACCCGAATCAGAATCAGGGCCGTTCCGGGCCTCGGCCGGAGCCGGCTTTGCCTGTTCCTCCAGCTGGAAAGGATGAGGAATGTGGAGAGGAGGCGGCGGAGCAGGTTGTTGGTGATGATCTTTTGGAGTATGGTGGGACCAGTGATAGTGGCAAGGCAAACAGTGATGACAGTTTCTTGGAAGGTCCTAGGTTAGAGCAGAGTCACACCGTCTCAGGTGATGAAGTAGCTGATGATGATACTGGTAAAGATGTTAAAGAAGAGGTTGCTGTGGTCCACCAAGAATTGATGAGAGGGTTGGGTGGAGAAAAACCTGCATCAGATGTTGAGTCCTGTATTGGGGATTCTACTAGCGGTAGCTCGCACCCACCACCGCCACCTGTTCCGCCTCCTAAGCCTTCTGCAAATAACTTAACAAGAAGGAATGTATCAGGGACTTCAAATGCTGTCCATTTAGGATCACCTAGAAAAGCAGCTGCGTGGCCTGTGGTTTCGGCTAGGACTTCACCTGCGGGCTCTCGACCATCATCTCCGAGGGCTCATAGTGAAAATGAAGGGTACAATAGTGCTGACGAGCAAAATCCATGCTTGGGGTCCTCTTATGATGATGTG GAGAAAGAGCGACAGTTTGAAATTGATATTAGAAGGGTGAAAGGTTATGAAGTAAAAAGAATGTTAGAGGATGGAAACTGCCTTTTCCGTGCCATTGCAGACCAGGTGTATGGGGACTCTGAATTATATGATGAGGTCAGACAGCTGTGCATAGATTACATG GAAAAGGAGAGAGACCACTTTTCTCAATTTATAACAGAAGGCTTCACGTCATATTGtaaaaggaagagaagagaTAAG GTCTATGGTAACAATGTTGAGATCCAAGCCATCTGTGAAATGTATAATCGCCCAATTCATATATACTCCTATTCTACAG AACCGATCAACATATTTCAAAGAAGCTATAACACTGACACACCACCAATACGGCTTAGTTATCACCACGGACATCATTATAACTCCCTGGTTGACCCACGGCGCCCAACAGTTGGCATTGGACTTGGGTTCGGCTCTCTTCGTGGG ACAAATGTTGACAAAGATCAAGTCAAGGCTGCTATCATAGCTCAACAAAACAATCAGATTGATAAT GCACTTTTAGCTGAGGGACGGTTCTACTCTGATCTTGAGCTCACAGAGAAGGAAATTGAACGTTCTGTGATGGAAGCTTCTCGTGCCGAGTATCTTGCTGAGGGTATTaagcaacaacttgggcacaGAGAGTCATCTACATCAAATGCCGAGCCATCTTCTTCTGGAGCTA CAGGGTCATCGAAGATGGAACAGGGAAAAGAGCAGGACACAAATCAAAGCAGCAGCATACAACTTCTAATGTGTATGGGATTCACTTACCTTCAAGCTATTGAGGCATACAGCATATTTGGGGATGATGTCGATTCTATGGTCTGTTACCTTCTGGAAACTGGTACTAGTAGCAGACGCAAAGGAAAGGCCGCtgaataa
- the LOC107462069 gene encoding uncharacterized protein LOC107462069 produces the protein MARLSLEQVLKDNNGDDPSSITSLQLNHKALSDVSCLSSFSNLEKLDLKLNNLTSLEGLRSCVNLKWLSVLENKLETLEGIQGLTKLTVLNAGKNKLRSMDEVRSLVSLRALILNENEIASICKLDELKELNTIVLSKNPIRKIGGALTKVKSITKLSLSHCQLQGIDCSLKSCVELRELRLAHNEIQSLPDELAQNSKLQNLDLGNNVITKWSELKVLKSLTNLRNLNLQGNPVASIEKVTRKVKKALPKLRIFNARPVDKDAKNEKCDEDDGGNDFSVDQVGQNMKDSTKDKKRARFHGENDDDHAEIVGDPGFERKSSKKKKKTVDDFKKEVRVTDEENTDHNKKSTKKKLKNDDNPTDKELAPQENVTRIEKKHKKKQKNEKQSELDVIDDAEASFVELFNTGDTENLNHVDETKQEKVPKDAKQVDSTSISFTKRKSTKTKNMESQSDPLLEIGMGGPSTWGDD, from the exons ATGGCTCGGTTGAGCTTAGAGCAAGTATTGAAGGACAACAATGGCGATGATCCAAGTTCCATTACCAGTCTTCAGCTCAATCACAAGGCACTTTCAGAT GTCTCTTGTTTGTCCAGCTTCAGCAATCTGGAGAAGCTCGACCTCAAACTCAACAACCTAACTTCACTAGAG GGGTTGAGGTCATGCGTTAATTTGAAATGGTTATCCGTTTTGGAGAACAAATTAGAAACCTTGGAAGGAATTCAAGGGCTTACTAAGCTCACT GTGCTAAACGCAGGCAAAAATAAGCTTAGATCTATGGATGAGGTCAGATCGCTTGTTAGCCTCCGAGCACTGATTTTGAATG AAAATGAGATTGCTTCCATTTGCAAGCTTGATGAATTGAAAGAATTGAACACCATTG TTCTATCCAAAAATCCAATCAGGAAAATTGGCGGGGCTCTGACAAAGGTGAAATCTATCACAAAG CTCTCCCTCTCTCATTGCCAGCTTCAGGGAATAGACTGCTCACTCAAGTCTTGTGTTGAGTTGAGAGAACTCCGCCTCGCCCACAATGAAATTCAG TCTCTCCCAGATGAATTAGCACAGAATTCAAAGCTCCAGAATTTAGATTTGGGGAATAATGTGATCACAAAGTGGTCAGAACTAAAG GTGCTTAAATCCCTCACAAATCTGAGAAATCTCAATCTTCAAGGAAATCCAGTTGCTTCTATTGAGAAGGTTACTAGAAAG GTTAAGAAAGCACTGCCAAAACTTCGTATATTCAATGCTAGACCAGTAGATAAAGATGCAAAGAATGAGAAATGTGACGAGGATGATGGTGGTAATGATTTTTCAGTAGATCAAGTAGGTCAAAATATGAAAGATAGCACCAAAGACAAGAAGAGGGCAAGATTCCATGGTGAGAATGACGACGATCATGCTGAAATTGTTGGTGATCCTGGATTTGAGAGAAAATCaagtaagaaaaagaagaaaactgtTGATGATTTCAAGAAGGAAGTCAGAGTCACTGACGAGGAAAATACAGATCATAACAAGAAATCAACTAAGAAAAAGCTCAAGAATGATGACAATCCCACGGACAAGGAATTAGCTCCGCAGGAGAATGTTACTAGGATTGAgaagaaacacaagaaaaaacaaaagaatgagAAACAAAGTGAACTTGATGTGATTGATGATGCAGAAGCTTCATTTGTGGAGCTTTTTAATACTGGAGATACAGAAAATCTTAATCATGTTGATGAAACGAAACAGGAGAAAGTGCCTAAGGATGCAAAACAGGTGGATAGCACATCGATCTCATTTACCAAGCGAAAGAGCACTAAGACAAAGAACATGGAGTCTCAGTCGGATCCATTATTAGAAATTGGAATGGGAGGGCCATCAACATGGGGCGACGACTGA
- the LOC107462087 gene encoding uncharacterized protein LOC107462087 isoform X2, producing MDALSRIGFLPSSSSSFSSYNLQLPRIHVLSRFPSSFSTSISPSVSVLRAAPPSVTVTDVEEDALQIFLEEREVNGDFISRLSDMLWQRKFRSTSLESYDIGNTSQQPGQITESNIDDDGFLKLSRTQEWVLGENSAPINKKLNAKDSSERRRKLNILKYESLKREILLISIGIGLACSGYCFITLSAQAALSYGIGVLFSCLYLRLLYQHADNLSTESVAQIFRKKKPKKIGIRSEDLQDSLERLIKGCSMSLSSPRLVIPAAIYGIWVLSHQYFTNDFFDFQLVPAMFGMFVYKAAVLVQVYRDNEDLRLVFPENDLLN from the exons ATGGACGCTCTTTCAAGGATTGGATTCTtaccctcttcttcttcttctttttcttcttacaaCCTTCAGCTCCCCAGAATTCATGTCTTGTCTCGTTTCCCAAGTTCTTTTTCCACTTCTATTTCTCCGTCCGTCTCTGTTTTAAGAGCTGCTCCTCCTTCAG TGACAGTGACTGATGTAGAGGAGGATGCCTTGCAAATATTTCTTGAGGAGAGAGAAGTCAATGGGGATTTCATATCAAGGCTGTCTGATATGTTATGGCAGAGAAAGTTCAGAAGTACTTCTCTTGAATCTTATGATATTGGCAACACTTCTCAACAACCAGGGCAG ATCACTGAGAGTAAtattgatgatgatggctttTTGAAACTTTCAAGAACCCAGGAGTGGGTATTAGGTGAAAATTCTGCCCCAATAAACAAGAAACTGAATGCTAAG GATAGCAGCGAACGACGGAGGAAACTGAACATTCTGAAATATGAATCT CTCAAGAGGGAAATACTTCTCATATCCATAGGTATTGGACTAGCTTGTAGTGGATATTGCTTCATAACTTTATCAGCACAG GCTGCTTTGAGTTATGGGATTGGAGTCCTTTTCAG ttgcttgtatcttcgGCTATTGTATCAACATGCAGATAACCTCTCCACCGAATCTGTTGCTCAGATATTCAGAAAAAAGAAGCCCAAGAA GATTGGTATAAGAAGTGAGGACCTACAAGATTCATTGGAGCGGTTGATAAAGGGTTGTAGCATGTCCCTCTCATCTCCAAGGCTTGTGATTCCGGCAGCAATCTATGGTATTTGGGTTCTGTCCCATCAGTATTTTACCAatgatttctttgattttcag CTTGTGCCGGCCATGTTTGGGATGTTTGTGTACAAGGCTGCAGTTCTAGTTCAAGTTTACAGAGACAATGAAGACTTGCGGTTAGTATTTCCAGAAAATGACTTACtcaattga
- the LOC127741063 gene encoding F-box protein At2g27310-like codes for MDIDMITNLHSDIINSHILTRLDGPTLASAAASSSHLRRLCTQHHLWTTICTSTWPSLTHPLAAHLISTLPNQHRSIFSDSFPSLHPSALHNNQKPPPSPSPELISAVDIYYNGKPVFSRVHRTETQKGWFLCSPLWIDILEPNETVPTPLKFAKSEDDDDWLRHVQENLELSWILIDPSLKRAANLSSRRAVSARRHWLTGEAEVVYAVGVEEGGAQCAVKVTCCGKSGGEMQVREVSLTMEDLDGRHVMGRDSMVILQRAMESSKRKKVDVVEAKERYEKFCDTKIERREMRIKREKTMDTVAMFVAFTVFVTLFCFLRFYVCV; via the coding sequence atggATATCGATATGATCACCAATCTTCACTCTGACATCATCAACTCCCACATCCTCACCCGCCTCGACGGCCCCACCCTCGCCTCCGCAGCCGCCTCTTCCTCCCACCTCCGCCGTCTCTGCACCCAGCACCACCTCTGGACCACCATCTGCACCTCCACCTGGCCCTCCCTCACCCACCCCCTTGCCGCACATCTCATCTCTACTCTCCCCAATCAACACCGCTCCATCTTCTCCGACTCCTTCCCCTCCCTTCACCCATCCGCCCTCCATAACAACCAAAAACCACCGCCATCGCCCTCGCCAGAACTCATCTCCGCCGTTGACATCTACTACAACGGCAAACCCGTCTTTTCCCGCGTCCACCGCACCGAAACCCAAAAGGGATGGTTCCTCTGCTCCCCTCTCTGGATCGATATACTTGAACCCAACGAGACGGTTCCCACGCCATTGAAGTTCGCCAAAAGCGAAGACGACGACGACTGGCTCAGGCACGTCCAGGAGAATCTGGAACTCAGCTGGATCCTAATCGACCCGAGCCTGAAGCGCGCGGCCAACCTGTCGAGCCGGAGGGCGGTGTCTGCCCGGCGGCACTGGCTGACCGGAGAGGCGGAGGTTGTGTACGCCGTGGGCGTGGAGGAAGGAGGGGCGCAGTGCGCCGTGAAGGTGACATGCTGCGGAAAATCGGGCGGGGAGATGCAGGTGAGGGAGGTGAGTTTGACGATGGAGGACCTTGATGGGCGGCACGTGATGGGGAGGGACAGCATGGTAATTTTGCAGAGGGCGATGGAGAGTAGTAAGAGGAAGAAGGTCGATGTGGTAGAAGCCAAGGAGAGGTATGAAAAGTTCTGTGATACGAAGATTGAGAGGAGAGAGATGAGGATCAAGAGAGAGAAGACTATGGACACTGTTGCCATGTTCGTGGCTTTCACCGTCTTCGTTACCTTGTTTTGCTTCCTCAGGTTCTATGTCTGTGTTTGa
- the LOC127741166 gene encoding OVARIAN TUMOR DOMAIN-containing deubiquitinating enzyme 6 isoform X2 — protein sequence MTRILIQRGSSGGPSGSGSNQNPNQNQGRSGPRPEPALPVPPAGKDEECGEEAAEQVVGDDLLEYGGTSDSGKANSDDSFLEGPRLEQSHTVSGDEVADDDTGKDVKEEVAVVHQELMRGLGGEKPASDVESCIGDSTSGSSHPPPPPVPPPKPSANNLTRRNVSGTSNAVHLGSPRKAAAWPVVSARTSPAGSRPSSPRAHSENEGYNSADEQNPCLGSSYDDVEKERQFEIDIRRVKGYEVKRMLEDGNCLFRAIADQVYGDSELYDEVRQLCIDYMEKERDHFSQFITEGFTSYCKRKRRDKVYGNNVEIQAICEMYNRPIHIYSYSTEPINIFQRSYNTDTPPIRLSYHHGHHYNSLVDPRRPTVGIGLGFGSLRGTNVDKDQVKAAIIAQQNNQIDNALLAEGRFYSDLELTEKEIERSVMEASRAEYLAEGIKQQLGHRESSTSNAEPSSSGARSSKMEQGKEQDTNQSSSIQLLMCMGFTYLQAIEAYSIFGDDVDSMVCYLLETGTSSRRKGKAAE from the exons ATGACTCGCATACTGATTCAGCGAGGGTCTTCTGGGGGTCCTTCAGGTAGTGGTTCTAACCAGAACCCGAATCAGAATCAGGGCCGTTCCGGGCCTCGGCCGGAGCCGGCTTTGCCTGTTCCTCCAGCTGGAAAGGATGAGGAATGTGGAGAGGAGGCGGCGGAGCAGGTTGTTGGTGATGATCTTTTGGAGTATGGTGGGACCAGTGATAGTGGCAAGGCAAACAGTGATGACAGTTTCTTGGAAGGTCCTAGGTTAGAGCAGAGTCACACCGTCTCAGGTGATGAAGTAGCTGATGATGATACTGGTAAAGATGTTAAAGAAGAGGTTGCTGTGGTCCACCAAGAATTGATGAGAGGGTTGGGTGGAGAAAAACCTGCATCAGATGTTGAGTCCTGTATTGGGGATTCTACTAGCGGTAGCTCGCACCCACCACCGCCACCTGTTCCGCCTCCTAAGCCTTCTGCAAATAACTTAACAAGAAGGAATGTATCAGGGACTTCAAATGCTGTCCATTTAGGATCACCTAGAAAAGCAGCTGCGTGGCCTGTGGTTTCGGCTAGGACTTCACCTGCGGGCTCTCGACCATCATCTCCGAGGGCTCATAGTGAAAATGAAGGGTACAATAGTGCTGACGAGCAAAATCCATGCTTGGGGTCCTCTTATGATGATGTG GAGAAAGAGCGACAGTTTGAAATTGATATTAGAAGGGTGAAAGGTTATGAAGTAAAAAGAATGTTAGAGGATGGAAACTGCCTTTTCCGTGCCATTGCAGACCAGGTGTATGGGGACTCTGAATTATATGATGAGGTCAGACAGCTGTGCATAGATTACATG GAAAAGGAGAGAGACCACTTTTCTCAATTTATAACAGAAGGCTTCACGTCATATTGtaaaaggaagagaagagaTAAG GTCTATGGTAACAATGTTGAGATCCAAGCCATCTGTGAAATGTATAATCGCCCAATTCATATATACTCCTATTCTACAG AACCGATCAACATATTTCAAAGAAGCTATAACACTGACACACCACCAATACGGCTTAGTTATCACCACGGACATCATTATAACTCCCTGGTTGACCCACGGCGCCCAACAGTTGGCATTGGACTTGGGTTCGGCTCTCTTCGTGGG ACAAATGTTGACAAAGATCAAGTCAAGGCTGCTATCATAGCTCAACAAAACAATCAGATTGATAAT GCACTTTTAGCTGAGGGACGGTTCTACTCTGATCTTGAGCTCACAGAGAAGGAAATTGAACGTTCTGTGATGGAAGCTTCTCGTGCCGAGTATCTTGCTGAGGGTATTaagcaacaacttgggcacaGAGAGTCATCTACATCAAATGCCGAGCCATCTTCTTCTGGAGCTA GGTCATCGAAGATGGAACAGGGAAAAGAGCAGGACACAAATCAAAGCAGCAGCATACAACTTCTAATGTGTATGGGATTCACTTACCTTCAAGCTATTGAGGCATACAGCATATTTGGGGATGATGTCGATTCTATGGTCTGTTACCTTCTGGAAACTGGTACTAGTAGCAGACGCAAAGGAAAGGCCGCtgaataa